From one Ochrobactrum vermis genomic stretch:
- a CDS encoding amino acid ABC transporter ATP-binding protein: MVEVKDARKAYGALEVLKGIDLSVGRGQIVAIIGPSGSGKSTLLRSINHLETLNGGEVWLDGVQVNQPLAGQAFEKHINAVRQQMGMVFQHFNLFPHLTVLENITLGPIKLKGMTKSAARALALELLSKVGLADKIDVYPSRLSGGQKQRVAIARALAMQPKVMLFDEATSALDPELVDEVNAVMKQLAAEHMTMLIVTHEMRFAGEVADRILFMDGGVVVEEGPPDQILSNPVQERTRSFLKKYLAA; this comes from the coding sequence ATGGTCGAAGTGAAGGATGCCCGCAAGGCTTACGGTGCGCTGGAAGTGCTGAAAGGCATCGATCTTTCAGTAGGGCGCGGCCAGATCGTTGCGATCATCGGTCCGAGCGGTTCAGGCAAAAGCACGCTTCTGCGTTCGATCAATCACCTGGAAACGCTGAATGGCGGTGAAGTCTGGCTCGATGGCGTGCAGGTCAACCAGCCGCTGGCAGGACAAGCCTTCGAAAAGCACATCAATGCGGTGCGCCAGCAGATGGGCATGGTGTTCCAGCACTTCAATCTGTTCCCGCATCTGACGGTGCTGGAAAACATCACGCTCGGCCCGATCAAGCTCAAGGGCATGACGAAGAGTGCAGCGCGCGCACTGGCGCTGGAACTTTTGTCAAAGGTGGGGCTTGCCGACAAGATCGACGTCTACCCCTCGCGCCTGTCGGGCGGGCAGAAGCAGCGCGTGGCCATTGCGCGTGCGCTCGCCATGCAGCCGAAGGTGATGCTGTTCGATGAGGCCACGTCGGCGCTCGATCCCGAGCTGGTGGATGAAGTCAATGCTGTCATGAAGCAGCTTGCCGCCGAACATATGACGATGCTGATCGTCACGCATGAGATGCGATTTGCGGGCGAGGTCGCCGACCGCATCCTGTTCATGGATGGCGGCGTGGTGGTGGAAGAGGGGCCGCCGGATCAGATTCTGAGCAATCCGGTGCAGGAGCGTACCCGCTCCTTCCTCAAGAAATATCTGGCTGCGTGA
- a CDS encoding amino acid ABC transporter permease has protein sequence MDFALMQRVLPFFLEAAWVTVQISALALILGLAVAAILVAARLSRSPILRGLAAAYVSVFRGTPCLVQLFILYFGGPQVGINLEPFAAGVIGLGLNIGAYMSESIRGAIQSVDRGQSEAARSIGFGRGQTMRLVILPQAARLMIRPLGVNAIALLKGSALVSTISVVELTYTAQRFIGSTYKPFEIFGVAAVLYMIIIYVMARGVDFLDKRFAAQ, from the coding sequence ATGGATTTTGCGTTGATGCAGCGCGTCCTCCCGTTTTTTCTGGAGGCGGCATGGGTAACTGTGCAAATTTCCGCGCTGGCCCTCATTCTGGGCCTTGCGGTGGCTGCGATACTTGTGGCGGCACGCCTGTCCCGCTCACCGATTTTGCGGGGGCTTGCAGCCGCCTATGTCAGTGTCTTTCGCGGCACGCCTTGCCTTGTACAGCTCTTCATCCTTTATTTCGGCGGTCCGCAGGTCGGCATCAATCTGGAACCGTTTGCCGCCGGCGTCATCGGGCTCGGGCTGAATATCGGCGCCTATATGTCGGAATCGATCCGCGGCGCAATCCAGAGTGTCGATCGCGGCCAAAGCGAAGCGGCGCGCTCCATCGGCTTCGGGCGCGGCCAGACCATGCGGCTCGTCATACTGCCGCAGGCCGCGCGGCTGATGATCCGTCCGCTCGGCGTCAACGCCATTGCTCTTCTGAAGGGCTCGGCGCTGGTCTCCACCATTTCGGTGGTTGAGCTGACCTATACGGCGCAGCGTTTCATCGGTTCGACCTACAAGCCGTTCGAGATTTTCGGTGTCGCCGCCGTTCTCTACATGATCATCATCTATGTCATGGCGCGTGGGGTCGATTTTCTCGACAAGCGCTTCGCGGCGCAGTGA
- a CDS encoding amino acid ABC transporter permease — MQALDFSIVTPYTDLLLTGLWWTLVLTVASAFLSFVLGIAFALVVLYAPAILAWPVRFFMWLFMGTPLLLQLFLIYFGLAQIGIDIPALGAGIIGLSLHFAVYNADIIRAGIVAVDPGQMEGARSVGFSHSQALRYVVIPQAIRNTIPPIGNNMIVLLKDTSLVSIIGIAELVHSAQLAISETFSPFEFYITVAAIYYLVNLVLEAGLRRIERKVEVTR; from the coding sequence ATGCAGGCTCTCGATTTCAGCATCGTCACTCCCTATACGGATCTGCTTTTGACCGGACTGTGGTGGACGCTTGTTCTGACCGTTGCTTCTGCCTTCTTAAGCTTCGTGCTCGGCATCGCATTTGCGCTGGTGGTGCTTTATGCGCCTGCCATCCTTGCATGGCCGGTGCGGTTCTTCATGTGGCTGTTCATGGGAACGCCGCTTCTGCTGCAACTGTTCCTCATCTATTTCGGGCTGGCTCAGATCGGCATCGATATTCCGGCCCTTGGTGCTGGCATTATCGGCCTCAGCCTGCACTTTGCCGTCTATAATGCCGACATCATCCGCGCAGGCATTGTGGCTGTCGATCCCGGTCAGATGGAAGGTGCACGTTCCGTCGGTTTCAGCCACAGTCAGGCTTTGCGCTATGTCGTCATTCCGCAGGCGATCCGCAACACGATCCCGCCGATTGGCAACAACATGATCGTTCTTCTGAAGGATACGTCGCTGGTCTCTATCATCGGCATCGCGGAACTGGTGCACAGCGCCCAGCTTGCCATCAGCGAAACCTTCAGCCCGTTTGAATTCTATATCACCGTCGCGGCCATCTATTACCTGGTCAATCTTGTCCTTGAGGCAGGCCTGCGGCGCATTGAAAGAAAAGTGGAGGTCACGCGATGA